From the genome of Candidatus Competibacteraceae bacterium:
GGCGGCCGGTCGAGTCCTGATCGAGATGGCCTTTCAAAACCATAGGGGATGGCGCCGGCTGGTCAATGCCACCGGCTATTCCTGGGCCGGTCTGAAGGCGGCTTGGCGCAACGAGGAAGCATTCCGGCAGGAGGGTTTGCTGTGCGCGGTGCTCGCGCCGCTGGCGTTGTGGCTGGGCGACGGCGCGGTGGAGCGGGTGCTGCTGATCGGCAGCCTGCTGCTGATCGTGATCGTCGAACTGCTGAACACCGGCATCGAGGCGGCGATTGACCGCATCGGTTCGGAGCATCACGAACTGTCGGGCCGGGCCAAGGATATCGGCTCGGCGGCGGTGTTCGTGGCGCTGCTGAACGCTGGCGTGGTCTGGCTGCTGCTGCTGTTCACCTAAGCCAGCGTCCATGAACGAACTTCCCATGGCGTGAATGCCGAGTCTCGGGGCGAGCCCGGCGATCCTGGTTCGTTACGACCCGCGCCGCCACGGCCAGCGCCGCCGAGCCGCTGGCCGCCGGTGCATGAAGAACCGGTACAGCACCGGGATCACAAACAGCGTCAGCACGGTGGAAAAGGCCAGACCCCAGACGATACTGGCCGCCACCGGACCCCACAGCAGCGATTTCCCCGCCAGCCCGAACGCCAGTGAAAACAGCCCCGCAATCGTGGTGCCGGTGGTCATCAGGATGGCGATCACCCGCCGGCGCACGGCGTACAGCGTGGCGTGCAGAGTGGACATGCCGGCGGCGCGGCGAGTGTTGGCGGCATCGATCAGCACGATGGCGGCGTTTACCGCGATGCCGGTCAGGGCAATGATCCCGTACAGCGTATACAGCGACAGCGGATTGCCCGACACCAACAAGCCCAGCGTCACGCCGGTAAAGGCCAGCGGCACCGTCACCAGGATCAACAGTGGCTGAAAGTAGCTGCGAAACCGCGTCGCCAGGATCAGATAGATCAGCCCCACGCCAAGCAGAAACAACGGCCCCATCGCCTCCAGCGATTCGTTGATATCGTCCAGTTCGCCGGAGAAATCGAGATTGGTGGCGGGGTAACGTGCCCGAATCTTTTCCCACTCCGCGCGCAACCGATTATTCGCCGCCAGGGTATCGGTCGCCTCCTTGTCCAGATCGGCCTCCACGGTGATGGCGCGGCGCAGGTTCCAATGCCGGATCAGGCCAAGACTCTTGCGCTCCTCCGTCACCAGCAGCGCGCCCAGGGTCGTGGTTCCGCCGCCGGGCAGGGCAATGGGATCGTCCAACACCTTCCCCACGCGCGCCACCGTGCGCGGGGTCGCGCGGACCCGCAGTTCCACCTTCTCGCCC
Proteins encoded in this window:
- a CDS encoding diacylglycerol kinase encodes the protein MAFQNHRGWRRLVNATGYSWAGLKAAWRNEEAFRQEGLLCAVLAPLALWLGDGAVERVLLIGSLLLIVIVELLNTGIEAAIDRIGSEHHELSGRAKDIGSAAVFVALLNAGVVWLLLLFT